One genomic window of Streptomonospora nanhaiensis includes the following:
- a CDS encoding TRAP transporter large permease subunit: MIGLWAFVAYICVIILWNVVIKRGIGEAMVIGFVVVAVFGGAQAPGLMWAGIRAAATEEVVFAASAFVFMGFLLGRTGLVDRLVDMLNSLLGRLRGGPAYVSTVASALFGTISGSGSGNAAAVGSITIPWMMRANIDPRLAATVVAGNAGLGIAFPPSSSLFILTGLGAVSSLVSAEALFLSLFAGGAWLLLYRLVLMWALVRRYGIGPVDPGLTQPLRRTFAAGWPSLLIFLGIAVPVVLTTGAVAAWLDAWAGAGTMEAVSIITWIPVLVILVTLVVGRRSLPRGPRGWWDLLGEAGPKYGVIGVVLFFAFAASTVLGELGMGEELTSLLSAIDAPAFVLALIVGVIVLAAAAPLTSTATMVAVGSVAFTALVGAGVSPTVAAVAVLMFASTEGASPPGAAPIYIASGIAGVDPTRTFLPLLLWYVLPTLLITTLVAVGFLPIPG, encoded by the coding sequence GTGATCGGACTCTGGGCGTTCGTCGCCTACATCTGCGTGATCATCCTGTGGAACGTCGTCATCAAGCGCGGTATCGGCGAGGCCATGGTCATCGGCTTCGTCGTGGTCGCCGTGTTCGGCGGCGCGCAGGCGCCCGGCCTGATGTGGGCCGGGATCCGGGCGGCGGCCACCGAGGAGGTCGTGTTCGCCGCCTCGGCGTTCGTGTTCATGGGCTTCCTGCTCGGCCGGACCGGGCTGGTGGACCGGCTGGTCGACATGCTCAACTCGCTGCTGGGCCGGCTGCGCGGCGGCCCCGCCTACGTCTCCACCGTGGCGTCGGCCCTGTTCGGCACGATCTCGGGCTCGGGCTCGGGCAACGCCGCGGCCGTCGGGTCGATCACCATCCCCTGGATGATGCGGGCCAACATCGACCCCCGGCTGGCCGCCACCGTCGTGGCGGGCAACGCGGGCCTGGGCATCGCGTTCCCGCCCAGCTCGTCGCTGTTCATCCTGACCGGCCTGGGCGCGGTCAGCTCGCTGGTCTCGGCCGAGGCGCTGTTCCTGTCGCTGTTCGCGGGCGGGGCGTGGCTGCTGCTGTACCGGCTGGTGCTGATGTGGGCGCTGGTGCGGCGCTACGGGATCGGCCCGGTCGACCCCGGCCTCACCCAGCCGCTGCGGCGCACCTTCGCGGCCGGGTGGCCCTCGCTGCTGATCTTCTTGGGGATCGCGGTGCCGGTGGTGCTGACCACGGGCGCGGTCGCGGCCTGGCTGGACGCCTGGGCCGGGGCCGGCACCATGGAGGCGGTCAGCATCATCACCTGGATCCCGGTGCTGGTCATCCTGGTGACCCTGGTGGTGGGCCGGCGCAGCCTGCCGCGCGGCCCGCGCGGCTGGTGGGACCTCCTGGGCGAGGCCGGACCCAAGTACGGGGTCATCGGCGTGGTGCTGTTCTTCGCCTTCGCGGCCTCCACGGTGCTGGGCGAACTGGGCATGGGCGAGGAGCTGACGTCGCTGCTGTCGGCGATCGACGCGCCGGCGTTCGTGCTGGCGCTCATCGTGGGCGTCATCGTGCTGGCGGCCGCGGCGCCGCTGACCTCCACGGCGACCATGGTCGCGGTCGGCTCCGTCGCCTTCACGGCGCTGGTGGGGGCCGGGGTGTCGCCGACGGTCGCGGCGGTGGCGGTGCTGATGTTCGCCTCGACCGAGGGCGCGTCCCCGCCGGGCGCCGCCCCGATCTACATCGCCAGCGGTATCGCCGGGGTCGACCCGACGCGCACGTTCCTGCCGCTGCTGCTGTGGTACGTGCTGCCCACCCTGCTGATCACCACACTGGTGGCGGTCGGCTTCCTGCCCATCCCCGGCTGA
- a CDS encoding HpcH/HpaI aldolase/citrate lyase family protein, whose product MTSGSPAGTPAAARPPLVAWLYVPGDRPDRFAKALASGADAVILDLEDAVLAPAKDTARHNVVEFLAGLDPAGAPGRPRVHVRINPPRGEHGARDLDALAALGAAAPDAVRVPKVETPDDADLVAARLGAATEVHCLLESALGVENAAAVAAHPAVRALALGEADLAAQLRLRGDAAYTWLRARVVLACAAAGLPAPAMAAYVDVADTEGLHASCLAGRDLGMFGRTAIHPRQVEVIRRAFTPDAREVARAREIAAAAEQGAADGAGAIALPDGRFIDAPIVESALRTIALADHLGAPRPH is encoded by the coding sequence GTGACCTCCGGCTCCCCGGCGGGTACGCCCGCCGCCGCCCGCCCGCCCTTGGTGGCCTGGCTGTACGTGCCCGGCGACCGCCCCGACCGGTTCGCCAAGGCCCTGGCCTCGGGCGCCGACGCGGTCATCCTCGACCTGGAGGACGCCGTGCTGGCGCCCGCCAAGGACACCGCGCGGCACAACGTCGTCGAGTTCCTCGCCGGCCTGGACCCGGCCGGGGCGCCCGGCCGGCCCCGGGTCCACGTGCGGATCAACCCGCCGCGCGGCGAGCACGGGGCGCGCGACCTCGACGCCCTGGCGGCGCTGGGCGCCGCCGCGCCCGACGCGGTGCGGGTGCCCAAGGTCGAGACCCCCGACGACGCCGACCTGGTCGCCGCCCGGCTGGGCGCGGCCACCGAGGTCCACTGCCTGCTGGAGTCCGCGCTGGGGGTGGAGAACGCCGCAGCCGTCGCGGCCCACCCGGCGGTGCGGGCGCTGGCCCTGGGCGAGGCCGACCTGGCGGCGCAGCTGCGCCTGCGCGGCGACGCCGCCTACACCTGGCTGCGCGCGCGGGTGGTGCTGGCCTGCGCCGCCGCCGGACTGCCGGCGCCCGCCATGGCCGCCTACGTCGACGTCGCCGACACCGAGGGCCTGCACGCGTCCTGCCTGGCAGGACGCGACCTGGGCATGTTCGGCCGCACCGCCATCCACCCGCGCCAGGTCGAGGTGATCCGGCGCGCCTTCACCCCCGACGCGCGAGAGGTGGCGCGCGCCCGTGAGATCGCCGCGGCGGCCGAGCAGGGCGCGGCCGACGGCGCGGGCGCCATCGCGCTGCCCGACGGGCGGTTCATCGACGCCCCCATCGTCGAGTCGGCGCTGCGCACGATCGCGCTCGCCGACCACCTGGGCGCTCCGCGCCCCCACTGA
- a CDS encoding CaiB/BaiF CoA transferase family protein: protein MQPLGNIRVIDAATLFAGPMAATYLGDFGADVIKVEHPRRGDPSRGHGQAKDGVGLWWKLLSRNKRVTAVDFSVPEGQEVALRLLADADVLIENFRPGTLERWNLSPERLWEVNPRLVIARVTGFGQKGPMAHRPGFGTLAEAMSGFAAVTGEPDGPPTLPPLALADGIAALAVAYGVMVALHARERTGRGQVVDLAIIEPILTVLGPQITAYHALGTVPRRTGNRSSSNAPRNTYRTRDGRWLAVSTSAQSIAERVVRLVGRPDLVEEPWFASGRTRAEHADELDAAVGGWIAERDADEVIAAFEEAQAAVAPIYDVRDIAEDPQYAALESIVHVPDEELGSVALQNVVFRLSDTPGEIRWAGPPKGAHSEEVLGGLGYGADDIARLREAGVVA from the coding sequence ATGCAACCCCTGGGAAACATCCGGGTCATCGACGCGGCGACCCTGTTCGCCGGTCCGATGGCGGCCACCTACCTCGGCGACTTCGGCGCCGACGTGATCAAGGTCGAGCACCCCCGCCGCGGCGACCCCTCGCGCGGGCACGGCCAGGCCAAGGACGGCGTCGGCCTGTGGTGGAAGCTGCTCTCCCGCAACAAGCGCGTCACCGCCGTCGACTTCTCGGTCCCCGAGGGCCAGGAGGTCGCGCTGCGGCTGCTCGCCGACGCCGACGTCCTGATCGAGAACTTCCGCCCCGGCACGCTGGAGCGGTGGAACCTCTCCCCCGAGCGGCTGTGGGAGGTCAACCCGCGCCTGGTCATCGCGCGCGTCACCGGGTTCGGGCAGAAGGGGCCGATGGCCCACCGCCCCGGCTTCGGCACGCTGGCCGAGGCCATGAGCGGGTTCGCCGCCGTCACCGGCGAGCCCGACGGCCCGCCCACCCTGCCCCCGCTCGCCCTGGCCGACGGGATCGCGGCGCTGGCCGTGGCCTACGGCGTCATGGTCGCGCTGCACGCCCGCGAGCGCACCGGGCGCGGCCAGGTCGTGGACCTCGCGATCATCGAGCCCATCCTCACCGTCCTCGGTCCGCAGATCACCGCCTACCACGCCCTGGGCACCGTGCCCCGGCGCACCGGCAACCGCTCCTCCAGCAACGCCCCCCGCAACACCTACCGCACGCGCGACGGCCGCTGGCTGGCCGTCTCCACCAGCGCCCAGAGCATCGCCGAGCGGGTGGTGCGCCTGGTCGGGCGGCCCGACCTGGTCGAGGAGCCGTGGTTCGCCTCGGGCCGCACCCGCGCCGAGCACGCCGACGAACTCGACGCGGCGGTGGGCGGGTGGATCGCCGAGCGCGACGCCGACGAGGTGATCGCGGCCTTCGAGGAGGCGCAGGCGGCCGTCGCGCCGATCTACGACGTGCGCGACATCGCCGAGGACCCGCAGTACGCGGCGCTGGAGTCGATCGTGCACGTGCCCGACGAGGAACTGGGCTCGGTCGCGCTGCAGAACGTGGTGTTCCGCCTGTCGGACACCCCCGGCGAGATCCGCTGGGCCGGGCCGCCCAAGGGCGCCCACTCCGAGGAGGTCCTGGGCGGCCTGGGCTACGGCGCCGACGACATCGCGCGGCTGCGCGAGGCGGGGGTGGTCGCGTGA
- a CDS encoding GntR family transcriptional regulator has product MARARTRGSAGAATPAAPARRPPGSKADYVHEVLRHEILNGELPPGAAIGQEEIAARLGVSITPVREALRRLESDGLISYRAHHGATVSELGSGAAEELYLLRAAVEGLTARLAAARITPEGLDLLRGIHERMRGADAHQAAQDSRLFHQTVADIGGPAFLAAHVRSIRQNNPVPPSVSLWNDPDNARLFLDAHERLLEALERRDAEAAERIMSEHIQASAVARTAANSAERADAQPPAAPE; this is encoded by the coding sequence GTGGCTCGCGCCAGGACCCGCGGCTCAGCGGGGGCGGCCACTCCCGCCGCTCCGGCCCGCCGCCCCCCGGGCAGCAAGGCCGACTACGTCCACGAGGTCCTGCGCCACGAGATCCTCAACGGCGAACTCCCGCCCGGCGCCGCCATCGGCCAGGAGGAGATCGCCGCCCGCCTCGGGGTCTCCATCACGCCGGTGCGCGAGGCGCTGCGCCGCCTGGAGAGCGACGGCCTGATCTCCTACCGCGCCCACCACGGCGCCACGGTCTCGGAACTGGGCTCGGGCGCCGCCGAGGAGCTGTACCTGCTGCGCGCGGCGGTCGAGGGGCTCACCGCCCGGCTGGCGGCCGCCCGCATCACCCCCGAGGGCCTGGACCTGCTGCGCGGCATCCACGAGCGCATGCGCGGCGCCGACGCCCACCAGGCGGCCCAGGACAGCCGGCTGTTCCACCAGACGGTCGCCGACATCGGCGGCCCGGCGTTCCTGGCCGCCCACGTGCGCTCCATCCGGCAGAACAACCCGGTGCCGCCGTCGGTGTCGCTGTGGAACGACCCCGACAACGCCCGCCTGTTCCTCGACGCCCACGAACGCCTGCTGGAGGCGCTGGAGCGGCGCGACGCGGAGGCGGCCGAGCGGATCATGTCCGAGCACATCCAGGCGAGCGCGGTCGCGCGGACGGCGGCCAACAGCGCCGAGCGCGCCGACGCCCAACCACCGGCGGCCCCGGAGTAG
- the idi gene encoding isopentenyl-diphosphate Delta-isomerase, which translates to MPNADIMVELVDPEGTAVAVSEKLAAHQPPGALHRAFSVFLFSADGRMLLQRRAHDKYHSPGVWSNTCCGHPYPGEPPFLAATRRTVEELGAAPTLLAEAGTVTYDLPDPASGLVEKEYNHLFVGRLGAPLNPDPLEVAETTLVTPESLAALVASSPFSVWFPTVLAAARPAIRRTFPDAGW; encoded by the coding sequence ATGCCCAACGCCGACATCATGGTCGAACTCGTCGACCCCGAGGGCACCGCCGTCGCCGTCTCCGAGAAGCTCGCCGCCCACCAGCCGCCGGGCGCCCTGCACCGCGCGTTCTCGGTCTTCCTGTTCTCCGCCGACGGCCGGATGCTGCTGCAGCGCCGCGCCCACGACAAGTACCACTCGCCCGGCGTGTGGTCCAACACCTGCTGCGGCCACCCCTACCCCGGCGAGCCCCCGTTCCTGGCCGCCACCCGCCGCACCGTCGAGGAGTTGGGCGCCGCCCCCACCCTCCTCGCCGAAGCCGGAACGGTCACCTACGACCTCCCCGATCCCGCATCGGGCCTGGTCGAGAAGGAGTACAACCACCTCTTCGTCGGCCGCCTGGGCGCCCCCCTCAACCCCGACCCCCTGGAGGTCGCCGAGACCACCCTCGTCACCCCCGAGTCCCTGGCCGCCCTCGTCGCCTCGTCCCCCTTCTCGGTGTGGTTCCCCACCGTCCTCGCCGCCGCCCGCCCCGCCATCCGCCGCACCTTCCCCGACGCCGGCTGGTAG
- a CDS encoding DUF4041 domain-containing protein translates to MLDAVELEEVKRRLGDDIAELQQRHTREFEQAQQAHRQVEAAHHAEVARAVAESERLWARIGELQRQIVVTEDIAALQEAGVYEYAHPLDDSVAYKAELAVLKDEIKAMNRKDGGAVQATTNFTLNDSLAEGRRMVGEFSKLLLRAYNNEADNLVRGMKPYKLATAKERLGKTRSTVEKLGRSMDIRISHNYHRLRLRELELTADHLNKLAEEKEREREEKARLREERLAQAELEREKARLEKERRHYENALAALRAKGDEGGAQRLQGQIDDIAKAMDDVEERAANVRAGYVYVISNLGSFGERMVKVGMTRRLDPLDRVRELSDASVPFNFDVHALHFSNDAVGVEAELHRRLADKRVNRVNQRREFFYATPAEVRELLESVAGDLLQYTETSEAAEYRQSVAESGGEPAPAATAAD, encoded by the coding sequence GTGCTGGACGCCGTCGAACTGGAGGAGGTCAAGCGGCGGCTGGGCGACGACATCGCCGAACTGCAGCAGCGCCACACCCGGGAGTTCGAGCAGGCGCAGCAGGCCCACCGCCAAGTGGAGGCCGCCCACCACGCGGAGGTCGCGCGCGCCGTGGCCGAGTCCGAGCGGCTGTGGGCGCGCATCGGCGAACTGCAGCGCCAGATCGTCGTGACCGAGGACATCGCGGCCCTGCAGGAGGCCGGCGTCTATGAGTACGCGCATCCGCTGGACGACTCCGTCGCCTACAAGGCGGAACTCGCCGTGCTCAAGGACGAGATCAAGGCCATGAACCGCAAGGACGGCGGAGCGGTCCAGGCCACCACGAACTTCACGTTGAACGACTCACTCGCCGAAGGGCGCCGCATGGTGGGCGAGTTCTCCAAACTGCTGTTGCGCGCCTACAACAACGAGGCTGACAACCTGGTGCGCGGTATGAAGCCCTACAAGCTCGCGACCGCCAAGGAGCGGCTCGGCAAGACACGTTCCACCGTCGAGAAGCTCGGCCGGTCCATGGACATCCGCATATCCCACAATTACCACCGGCTTCGCCTCCGCGAACTGGAACTGACCGCCGACCACCTGAACAAACTCGCCGAGGAGAAGGAGCGCGAACGCGAGGAGAAGGCGCGGCTGCGCGAGGAGCGTTTGGCGCAGGCCGAACTGGAGCGGGAGAAGGCGCGATTGGAGAAGGAGCGCCGCCACTACGAGAACGCGCTGGCAGCCCTCCGCGCGAAGGGCGACGAGGGCGGCGCCCAGCGCCTGCAGGGGCAGATCGACGACATCGCCAAGGCCATGGACGACGTGGAGGAGCGGGCCGCGAACGTCCGCGCCGGATACGTCTACGTCATCTCCAACCTCGGTTCCTTCGGCGAGCGCATGGTGAAGGTGGGGATGACCCGCCGCCTCGACCCGCTCGACCGGGTGCGGGAGCTCAGTGACGCCTCGGTCCCGTTCAACTTCGACGTACACGCCCTGCACTTCTCCAACGACGCGGTGGGGGTCGAGGCCGAACTCCACCGCAGGCTCGCCGACAAGCGGGTCAACCGGGTCAACCAGCGGCGGGAGTTCTTCTACGCCACACCGGCCGAGGTCCGCGAACTCCTCGAAAGCGTCGCCGGCGATCTCCTCCAGTACACCGAGACGTCGGAGGCCGCCGAGTACAGGCAGAGCGTCGCCGAGTCCGGCGGGGAACCGGCTCCCGCGGCAACGGCCGCCGACTGA